The Moraxella haemolytica genome window below encodes:
- the ispG gene encoding flavodoxin-dependent (E)-4-hydroxy-3-methylbut-2-enyl-diphosphate synthase, with product MTHHSPIKRRFTRKIMVGNVAIGGDAPISVQSMTNTDTCDVMATVAQIQRCVDAGADLMRVSTPTMESVQAFGEIKKRVSVPLIADIHFDYKIALAAAEAGADCLRINPGNIGNETKIREVIACAKHHGLPIRIGVNAGSLEKDLQKKYGEPTGEAMLESAMRHIDILDHHNFHDYKISVKASNVFLTLDAYRLISQQVDCPLHLGVTEAGVYRTGTVKSAIALGGLLLEGIGDTMRISLAAEPEEEIKIGFDILKSLGIRSNGVNFIACPSCSRQEFNVIKVMTELEARLEDIREPMDVSVIGCKVNGPGEAKEADIGVVGANPNSLVYKNGDKSHLIDTARLVDEIEAMVREKAKALAEKRANEIVRVAQ from the coding sequence ATGACTCATCATAGCCCCATCAAACGCCGTTTTACTCGTAAAATTATGGTTGGCAATGTTGCCATTGGTGGCGATGCCCCTATTAGTGTGCAGTCTATGACCAACACAGACACTTGCGATGTGATGGCAACCGTTGCTCAGATTCAGCGGTGTGTGGATGCAGGGGCTGACCTGATGCGTGTGTCCACACCGACGATGGAAAGTGTGCAAGCCTTTGGCGAAATCAAAAAGCGTGTCTCTGTGCCACTCATTGCCGATATTCATTTTGATTATAAAATCGCCTTGGCAGCAGCAGAAGCTGGGGCGGATTGTTTGCGAATCAATCCAGGGAATATCGGTAATGAAACCAAAATCCGTGAGGTCATCGCCTGTGCTAAGCATCATGGTCTGCCTATCCGAATTGGTGTTAACGCAGGTTCATTAGAAAAAGACTTGCAAAAAAAATATGGTGAGCCAACCGGTGAGGCGATGCTTGAGTCGGCAATGAGGCATATTGATATTTTGGACCACCATAATTTTCATGATTATAAAATTTCAGTCAAGGCGAGCAATGTCTTTTTGACGCTAGATGCTTATCGTTTGATTAGTCAGCAGGTGGATTGTCCACTGCATCTTGGTGTAACCGAAGCAGGCGTGTACCGCACAGGAACGGTTAAGTCAGCGATTGCACTTGGTGGACTGCTATTGGAAGGTATTGGCGATACGATGCGAATTTCTTTGGCGGCAGAGCCAGAAGAAGAGATTAAGATTGGTTTTGATATTTTAAAATCTTTAGGTATCCGTTCAAATGGTGTGAATTTTATCGCTTGTCCAAGTTGTAGTCGTCAAGAATTCAATGTCATTAAGGTGATGACTGAGCTGGAGGCACGACTAGAAGACATTCGTGAGCCAATGGATGTGTCAGTGATTGGTTGTAAAGTCAATGGTCCTGGCGAAGCTAAAGAAGCTGATATTGGTGTGGTGGGGGCAAATCCTAATTCATTGGTCTATAAAAATGGCGACAAAAGTCATTTGATTGATACCGCCAGATTGGTTGATGAAATTGAAGCGATGGTGCGTGAAAAAGCAAAAGCGTTGGCAGAAAAAAGGGCAAATGAGATTGTCAGGGTGGCTCAGTGA
- the hisS gene encoding histidine--tRNA ligase: MSKITAIRGFNDILPAETAKWREVEAILTQVLDGYGYSQVRLPFVEQTELFARGVGEATDIVEKEMFGVVHGNQNTGKEEKEVSFTLRPEGTAGCVRAIIEHNLTRGDTPKLWYLGSMFRYERPQKGRYRQFTQLGVESFGSALADADAELIAMTAMMWRRLGIDQHVVLQLNTLGEAHERLAYKNALVEYLTKHLNRLDADSQRRVTTNPLRVLDSKDEQTQAILVDAPKLSDFLGEESRTHFEQVQNYLRALGIEFTINEKLVRGLDYYNKTVFEWVTDKLGSQATVCGGGRYDGLVGILKGNLEQSEPAVGFAMGLERLMLLIEAVNPIEIKADCDVFVVASESVYMNAVMYANELRTQNPDLRVKMASATSLKSQMKKADKSGAKYTLIIGESEVVSQTVSVKNMTTGEQSSRAMTDFNFD, encoded by the coding sequence ATGAGTAAAATTACTGCCATTCGTGGCTTTAATGATATTTTGCCTGCCGAAACTGCCAAATGGCGTGAAGTGGAGGCGATTTTAACCCAAGTATTAGATGGTTATGGCTATAGCCAAGTTCGCTTGCCATTTGTTGAGCAAACGGAGTTGTTTGCTCGTGGGGTGGGCGAGGCGACCGACATTGTTGAAAAAGAAATGTTTGGTGTGGTGCATGGCAATCAAAACACAGGCAAAGAAGAAAAAGAGGTATCTTTTACCTTACGCCCAGAAGGAACAGCAGGGTGCGTGCGAGCGATTATTGAGCATAATCTGACTCGTGGCGACACGCCAAAGCTGTGGTATCTTGGGTCGATGTTTCGCTACGAACGACCACAAAAGGGGCGTTATCGTCAGTTCACTCAGCTTGGGGTAGAGAGTTTTGGTTCTGCTTTGGCTGATGCTGATGCCGAGCTGATTGCGATGACGGCGATGATGTGGAGACGACTTGGTATTGATCAGCATGTTGTTTTACAGCTAAATACACTTGGTGAAGCACATGAACGCTTGGCTTATAAAAATGCCCTTGTTGAGTATTTGACTAAGCATCTTAATAGGCTTGATGCCGATAGTCAGCGACGAGTAACTACGAATCCGTTGCGAGTGCTTGATAGTAAAGATGAGCAAACACAGGCGATTTTGGTAGATGCACCCAAACTTTCTGACTTTCTAGGAGAGGAGAGTCGTACACACTTTGAGCAGGTGCAAAATTATCTGCGTGCGTTGGGGATTGAGTTTACGATTAATGAAAAACTTGTGCGTGGATTGGATTATTATAATAAGACCGTCTTTGAATGGGTAACGGACAAATTGGGTTCACAAGCAACTGTCTGCGGTGGCGGTCGCTATGATGGACTGGTGGGTATATTAAAAGGCAATCTTGAGCAATCCGAGCCTGCCGTTGGTTTTGCGATGGGGCTTGAACGCTTGATGTTGCTTATTGAAGCGGTGAATCCTATTGAGATAAAGGCTGACTGTGATGTCTTTGTTGTGGCTAGCGAAAGCGTGTATATGAATGCTGTGATGTACGCCAACGAGTTACGCACACAAAACCCTGATTTGCGTGTTAAAATGGCGTCCGCCACTAGCCTAAAATCACAAATGAAAAAAGCAGATAAATCGGGGGCAAAATATACCTTGATTATTGGTGAATCGGAAGTTGTCAGTCAAACTGTGTCAGTGAAAAATATGACCACAGGAGAGCAAAGCAGTCGTGCGATGACGGATTTTAATTTTGATTAG